The proteins below come from a single Rhodohalobacter sp. SW132 genomic window:
- a CDS encoding CDP-glycerol glycerophosphotransferase family protein — MTQQAMVAAKAKSIFDEPVEERMKVYRKRYCKVLDRLKNKSVITVGFQVIHRAVWKYNRLYQLMEQDPFFEPVVFVCPYLREGSEYMLEEMNVTFEEIQSKGYKAIKTYDEENDRWIDIKSSLNPDIVFYSVPFDYTRDEYRLHHYTESLSCYVPYFFTTNGKEEKNYDGPFHNLVWRNFYETEVHKQYAQMYARNGGDNVVVSGYPPLDDFLYPSDNDDSDPWPLKDHKRIIWAPHHTIEGQGQDLDYSTFKQYYEVFQDIALEYSDRIQIAFKPHPMLKEKLYKDEEWGKERTNAYYDFWKKLENGLLEQSGYTRLFLTSDALIHDCSSFMVEYLSTSKPPLYLLRDENVSGRLHEFGKKAFEQHYHAHRSSEIIQFIDDQILNKQDVMQAQRHQFVAEYLKDNDGFTASENIIKYIKSAIRAGGK; from the coding sequence GTAGAAGAACGTATGAAGGTTTACAGAAAACGTTATTGCAAGGTGTTAGATAGGCTGAAAAATAAATCTGTGATTACCGTAGGCTTTCAGGTCATTCATAGAGCTGTTTGGAAGTACAATCGACTTTATCAGCTCATGGAGCAGGATCCGTTTTTTGAGCCGGTGGTATTTGTGTGTCCTTATTTGCGGGAAGGTAGTGAATATATGCTGGAGGAAATGAATGTTACCTTCGAAGAAATACAGTCGAAAGGATACAAGGCCATTAAAACCTATGATGAAGAGAATGACCGTTGGATAGACATCAAGAGTTCGCTGAATCCTGACATCGTTTTTTATTCCGTCCCCTTTGATTACACAAGGGACGAATATCGACTGCATCATTATACTGAATCACTCTCTTGCTACGTCCCTTACTTTTTTACCACCAATGGAAAAGAAGAGAAAAATTATGATGGTCCGTTTCACAACCTGGTATGGCGTAATTTTTATGAGACGGAAGTTCATAAGCAGTATGCTCAAATGTATGCCCGAAATGGAGGGGATAACGTAGTGGTAAGCGGGTATCCCCCACTGGATGATTTTTTGTATCCATCAGATAACGATGATTCTGATCCCTGGCCTTTAAAGGATCATAAACGAATAATATGGGCGCCGCATCACACGATTGAAGGGCAGGGACAGGACCTCGACTACTCTACGTTCAAACAATATTATGAAGTATTTCAGGATATTGCACTGGAGTATTCAGATCGTATTCAAATAGCATTTAAACCTCATCCAATGCTAAAAGAAAAGCTCTATAAGGATGAAGAATGGGGTAAGGAAAGAACAAATGCATATTATGATTTTTGGAAGAAATTGGAAAATGGTTTGCTGGAACAGTCCGGTTATACCCGCTTGTTTTTGACCTCCGATGCTCTGATTCACGATTGCTCTTCGTTTATGGTTGAGTATTTGTCAACATCAAAGCCACCTCTCTATTTATTGCGTGATGAAAACGTATCTGGCCGGCTCCACGAGTTTGGTAAAAAGGCTTTTGAACAACACTATCATGCCCATCGATCATCAGAAATAATTCAATTTATCGATGATCAGATTTTAAATAAACAGGATGTTATGCAAGCACAGCGACATCAGTTTGTAGCAGAGTATTTAAAAGATAATGATGGTTTTACAGCATCCGAAAATATAATTAAATACATAAAGTCTGCGATCAGAGCGGGAGGCAAATAA